In one Pseudoclavibacter sp. Marseille-Q3772 genomic region, the following are encoded:
- a CDS encoding sigma-70 family RNA polymerase sigma factor translates to MDSIPDAEVVLAFANEAARGGNTSETHLYRVTKHELARMIDRDRQLRARTHGTLAPARDAQEILTELWRIEEANAHRFYRTDRKWVSNTSYEQLAESGLQFATRTESPEAIVTRKLDAEAKSKLVQYLVEARKTLTSRQQEVITLMYEHHLTQAETARKLNISRAAVSKTHHKALAALRDKLTSTILEKLIPKTSSLIPE, encoded by the coding sequence GCTGAAGTTGTTCTCGCGTTCGCGAACGAAGCGGCGCGAGGTGGGAACACTTCAGAGACACACCTCTATCGAGTCACCAAACACGAGTTGGCGAGAATGATCGATCGTGATCGCCAACTGCGCGCTCGGACTCACGGCACGCTCGCGCCCGCCAGAGACGCCCAAGAAATCTTGACGGAGCTTTGGCGAATCGAAGAAGCGAACGCACATCGCTTTTACCGAACGGACCGAAAATGGGTCTCCAACACTTCTTACGAGCAGCTCGCCGAATCGGGTCTGCAATTTGCCACCCGCACAGAATCGCCTGAGGCAATTGTGACACGAAAGCTCGATGCCGAAGCAAAATCAAAACTCGTCCAATACCTTGTCGAAGCTCGCAAAACACTCACCAGTCGGCAGCAAGAAGTGATCACTCTCATGTACGAGCATCACCTCACTCAGGCGGAGACCGCGCGAAAACTCAACATCTCACGGGCCGCCGTCTCGAAAACTCATCACAAGGCCCTAGCAGCACTCCGCGACAAGCTCACATCCACAATCCTTGAAAAATTGATCCCCAAGACCTCTAGCCTGATCCCTGAATGA